In Xiphophorus maculatus strain JP 163 A chromosome 18, X_maculatus-5.0-male, whole genome shotgun sequence, a single genomic region encodes these proteins:
- the rap1gap2 gene encoding rap1 GTPase-activating protein 2 isoform X10, with translation MLEKMQDDYIPYPRIEDVLEKGGPYPQVILPQFGGYWIEDAEAPAGTPSSSESSFCEEEDGDEGMSPGGAHSYRLECNSTARAYRKHFLGKEHMNYYCTGSSIGNLIMSLKHEEAQGQEFLRIMLRSRTKTVHDRISLAGISQLPSVPQIAKLLCDDATGLRFSPVLYPRGSQLIVAYDEHEVNNTFKFGVIYQKFGQTSEEELFGNNEETPAFKEFLSILGDNIELQDFKGFRGGLDVSHGQTGSESVYTVFRHREIMFHVSTKLPFTEGDVQQLQRKRHIGNDIVAAVFQEESTPFVPDMIASNFLHAYILVQVENPCTDHTTYKVSVTAREDVPPFGPPLPNPPVFKKGPEFREFLLTKLINAENACYKSDKFAKLEGRTRAALLDNLHDELHRQSQAVLGLGQIGEEDKLENGGHGGLLESFKRAMRVRSHSMETVVGSHRHRSPGVAGGVPASLSGGGLPQSTSECTKSTFTPPVLSAKSPLKSPVKRRSGLFPRLHSSTDAPSDKHTRSDHKPAEICQHSQEVRSETSSNPSSPEICPNKERPFIKHKECSSGSSCRPNISRSSSSTSSFSSTTGETEALEELETVSHPSITSTSAFSPALSIDSQGSGTPVIMCRSPTDGKGKTSPRSSLKFRFDKMSHSSTASE, from the exons ATGCTGGAAAAGATGCAG GATGACTACATCCCCTACCCACGGATAGAAGAT GTCCTGGAGAAAGGTGGTCCATACCCCCAGGTGATCTTGCCCCAGTTTGGGGGTTACTGGATCGAAGATGCAGAGGCACCAGCAGGAACCCCTTCCTCCTCTGAGTCCAGTTTctgtgaggaagaggatggaGATGAGGGCATGAGCCCTGGCGGGGCGCATAGCTACCGCCTGGAGTGTAACAGCACAGCTCGAGCCTACCGCAAACACTTCCTTGGCAAG GAGCACATGAACTACTACTGCACGGGCAGCAGCATAGGCAACCTCATCATGTCTCTGAAACACGAGGAGGCTCAGGGCCAGGAGTTTCTGCGCATCATGCTCAG atcTCGGACCAAAACAGTTCACGACAGAATCTCTTTAGCTGGCATCAGTCAGCTGCCCAGTGTGCCTCAGATTGCAAAg ctgctgtgtgaCGATGCCACAGGACTGAGGTTCAGCCCAGTTCTCTACCCTCGG GGATCCCAGCTGATAGTGGCGTATGACGAACATGAGGTGAACAACACGTTCAAATTCGGAGTCATCTACCAGAAATTTGGACAG ACATCAGAGGAAGAGTTATTCGGAAACAATGAGGAGACGCCCGCTTTCAAGGAGTTCCTGAGTATCTTAGGAGACAACATTGAGCTCCAGGATTTTAAAGG GTTCCGCGGCGGACTGGACGTTTCTCATGGACAGACGGGATCTGAATCTGTCTACACTGTCTTCAGACACAGAGAGATTATGTTCCATGTTTCCACTAAGCTTCCCTTCACCGAGGGTGACGTGCAGCAG CTCCAAAGGAAAAGACACATTGGAAATGATATTGTGGCTGCGGTCTTCCAGGAAGAGTCCACACCATTTGTTCCCGACATGATCGCCTCCAACTTCCTGCACGCCTATATTCTGGTGCAGGTCGAGAACCCCTGTACAGATCACACCACCTATAAG GTGTCTGTTACAGCAAGAGAAGACGTTCCTCCTTTCGGGCCTCCGCTCCCAAACCCGCCCGTCTTCAAGAAG GGTCCTGAGTTCCGAGAATTCCTGCTAACAAAGCTGATCAATGCCGAGAACGCCTGCTACAAATCTGACAAATTTGCCAAACTGGAG GGACGCACACGGGCCGCCCTGCTGGATAACCTGCATGACGAGCTGCACAGACAGAGCCAGGCGGTGCTGGGACTCGGGCAGATTGGGGAGGAGGATAAGCTGGAGAACGGCGGACATGGAGGTCTGCTCGAATCGTTCAAG AGGGCCATGCGCGTCAGGAGCCATTCCATGGAGACCGTGGTGGGTTCTCATCGTCACCGGAGCCCCGGGGTGGCAGGTGGGGTCCCTGCCAGCCTCAGTGGCGGGGGATTGCCACAAAGCACCAGTGAATGCACAAAGAGCACCTTCACT CCTCCTGTTCTGTCAGCCAAATCTCCTTTAAAGAGCCCAGTGAAACGGCGCTCAGGCCTCTTCCCACGTCTCCACTCCAGCACAGACGCTCCatcagacaaacacacacgcag TGATCATAAACCAGCAGAGATCTGCCAGCATTCCCAAGAGGTGAGGTCAGAGACATCATCCAATCCCAGCTCACCTGAGATCTGCCCCAACAAAGAAAG GCCTTTCATTAAGCACAAGGAgtgcagcagcggcagcagctgtAGGCCCAACATCTCTCGCTCTTCGTCTAgcaccagcagcttcagcagcacCACGGGGGAAACAgaagctctggaggagctggagaca GtcagtcatccatccatcacatCCACCTCTGCCTTCAGTCCCGCCCTGAGCATCGACAGCCAGGGATCGGGTACGCCTGTCATCATGTGCCGCAGTCCAACAG ATGGAAAAGGGAAAACATCACCCAGGTCAAGTTTGAAGTTCCGCTTTGACAAAATGAGCCACTCATCCACAGCT tcTGAGTAG
- the rap1gap2 gene encoding rap1 GTPase-activating protein 2 isoform X6: protein MPRKLWKQELLNISNVPLGECPPSPPRTAPPSMKSADFFDMLEKMQVPKAEDTKRWKDDYIPYPRIEDVLEKGGPYPQVILPQFGGYWIEDAEAPAGTPSSSESSFCEEEDGDEGMSPGGAHSYRLECNSTARAYRKHFLGKEHMNYYCTGSSIGNLIMSLKHEEAQGQEFLRIMLRSRTKTVHDRISLAGISQLPSVPQIAKLLCDDATGLRFSPVLYPRGSQLIVAYDEHEVNNTFKFGVIYQKFGQTSEEELFGNNEETPAFKEFLSILGDNIELQDFKGFRGGLDVSHGQTGSESVYTVFRHREIMFHVSTKLPFTEGDVQQLQRKRHIGNDIVAAVFQEESTPFVPDMIASNFLHAYILVQVENPCTDHTTYKVSVTAREDVPPFGPPLPNPPVFKKGPEFREFLLTKLINAENACYKSDKFAKLEGRTRAALLDNLHDELHRQSQAVLGLGQIGEEDKLENGGHGGLLESFKRAMRVRSHSMETVVGSHRHRSPGVAGGVPASLSGGGLPQSTSECTKSTFTPPVLSAKSPLKSPVKRRSGLFPRLHSSTDAPSDKHTRSDHKPAEICQHSQEVRSETSSNPSSPEICPNKERPFIKHKECSSGSSCRPNISRSSSSTSSFSSTTGETEALEELETVSHPSITSTSAFSPALSIDSQGSGTPVIMCRSPTDGKGKTSPRSSLKFRFDKMSHSSTASE, encoded by the exons GAAACAGGAACTGCTGAACATCTCTAACGTCCCTCTGGGAGAATGTCCCCCATCGCCACCTCGCACAGCACCACCCAGCATGAAG tcTGCAGATTTCTTCGATATGCTGGAAAAGATGCAG GTCCCCAAAGCTGAAGACACCAAAAGATGGAAG GATGACTACATCCCCTACCCACGGATAGAAGAT GTCCTGGAGAAAGGTGGTCCATACCCCCAGGTGATCTTGCCCCAGTTTGGGGGTTACTGGATCGAAGATGCAGAGGCACCAGCAGGAACCCCTTCCTCCTCTGAGTCCAGTTTctgtgaggaagaggatggaGATGAGGGCATGAGCCCTGGCGGGGCGCATAGCTACCGCCTGGAGTGTAACAGCACAGCTCGAGCCTACCGCAAACACTTCCTTGGCAAG GAGCACATGAACTACTACTGCACGGGCAGCAGCATAGGCAACCTCATCATGTCTCTGAAACACGAGGAGGCTCAGGGCCAGGAGTTTCTGCGCATCATGCTCAG atcTCGGACCAAAACAGTTCACGACAGAATCTCTTTAGCTGGCATCAGTCAGCTGCCCAGTGTGCCTCAGATTGCAAAg ctgctgtgtgaCGATGCCACAGGACTGAGGTTCAGCCCAGTTCTCTACCCTCGG GGATCCCAGCTGATAGTGGCGTATGACGAACATGAGGTGAACAACACGTTCAAATTCGGAGTCATCTACCAGAAATTTGGACAG ACATCAGAGGAAGAGTTATTCGGAAACAATGAGGAGACGCCCGCTTTCAAGGAGTTCCTGAGTATCTTAGGAGACAACATTGAGCTCCAGGATTTTAAAGG GTTCCGCGGCGGACTGGACGTTTCTCATGGACAGACGGGATCTGAATCTGTCTACACTGTCTTCAGACACAGAGAGATTATGTTCCATGTTTCCACTAAGCTTCCCTTCACCGAGGGTGACGTGCAGCAG CTCCAAAGGAAAAGACACATTGGAAATGATATTGTGGCTGCGGTCTTCCAGGAAGAGTCCACACCATTTGTTCCCGACATGATCGCCTCCAACTTCCTGCACGCCTATATTCTGGTGCAGGTCGAGAACCCCTGTACAGATCACACCACCTATAAG GTGTCTGTTACAGCAAGAGAAGACGTTCCTCCTTTCGGGCCTCCGCTCCCAAACCCGCCCGTCTTCAAGAAG GGTCCTGAGTTCCGAGAATTCCTGCTAACAAAGCTGATCAATGCCGAGAACGCCTGCTACAAATCTGACAAATTTGCCAAACTGGAG GGACGCACACGGGCCGCCCTGCTGGATAACCTGCATGACGAGCTGCACAGACAGAGCCAGGCGGTGCTGGGACTCGGGCAGATTGGGGAGGAGGATAAGCTGGAGAACGGCGGACATGGAGGTCTGCTCGAATCGTTCAAG AGGGCCATGCGCGTCAGGAGCCATTCCATGGAGACCGTGGTGGGTTCTCATCGTCACCGGAGCCCCGGGGTGGCAGGTGGGGTCCCTGCCAGCCTCAGTGGCGGGGGATTGCCACAAAGCACCAGTGAATGCACAAAGAGCACCTTCACT CCTCCTGTTCTGTCAGCCAAATCTCCTTTAAAGAGCCCAGTGAAACGGCGCTCAGGCCTCTTCCCACGTCTCCACTCCAGCACAGACGCTCCatcagacaaacacacacgcag TGATCATAAACCAGCAGAGATCTGCCAGCATTCCCAAGAGGTGAGGTCAGAGACATCATCCAATCCCAGCTCACCTGAGATCTGCCCCAACAAAGAAAG GCCTTTCATTAAGCACAAGGAgtgcagcagcggcagcagctgtAGGCCCAACATCTCTCGCTCTTCGTCTAgcaccagcagcttcagcagcacCACGGGGGAAACAgaagctctggaggagctggagaca GtcagtcatccatccatcacatCCACCTCTGCCTTCAGTCCCGCCCTGAGCATCGACAGCCAGGGATCGGGTACGCCTGTCATCATGTGCCGCAGTCCAACAG ATGGAAAAGGGAAAACATCACCCAGGTCAAGTTTGAAGTTCCGCTTTGACAAAATGAGCCACTCATCCACAGCT tcTGAGTAG
- the rap1gap2 gene encoding rap1 GTPase-activating protein 2 isoform X3: MCSVSPHSLSLSLLVSHRYTHSPSLSPFFCSSADAAPSTDCKMFSPASKGSAGDSRKQELLNISNVPLGECPPSPPRTAPPSMKSADFFDMLEKMQVPKAEDTKRWKDDYIPYPRIEDVLEKGGPYPQVILPQFGGYWIEDAEAPAGTPSSSESSFCEEEDGDEGMSPGGAHSYRLECNSTARAYRKHFLGKEHMNYYCTGSSIGNLIMSLKHEEAQGQEFLRIMLRSRTKTVHDRISLAGISQLPSVPQIAKLLCDDATGLRFSPVLYPRGSQLIVAYDEHEVNNTFKFGVIYQKFGQTSEEELFGNNEETPAFKEFLSILGDNIELQDFKGFRGGLDVSHGQTGSESVYTVFRHREIMFHVSTKLPFTEGDVQQLQRKRHIGNDIVAAVFQEESTPFVPDMIASNFLHAYILVQVENPCTDHTTYKVSVTAREDVPPFGPPLPNPPVFKKGPEFREFLLTKLINAENACYKSDKFAKLEGRTRAALLDNLHDELHRQSQAVLGLGQIGEEDKLENGGHGGLLESFKRAMRVRSHSMETVVGSHRHRSPGVAGGVPASLSGGGLPQSTSECTKSTFTPPVLSAKSPLKSPVKRRSGLFPRLHSSTDAPSDKHTRSDHKPAEICQHSQEVRSETSSNPSSPEICPNKERPFIKHKECSSGSSCRPNISRSSSSTSSFSSTTGETEALEELETVSHPSITSTSAFSPALSIDSQGSGTPVIMCRSPTDGKGKTSPRSSLKFRFDKMSHSSTASE, from the exons GAAACAGGAACTGCTGAACATCTCTAACGTCCCTCTGGGAGAATGTCCCCCATCGCCACCTCGCACAGCACCACCCAGCATGAAG tcTGCAGATTTCTTCGATATGCTGGAAAAGATGCAG GTCCCCAAAGCTGAAGACACCAAAAGATGGAAG GATGACTACATCCCCTACCCACGGATAGAAGAT GTCCTGGAGAAAGGTGGTCCATACCCCCAGGTGATCTTGCCCCAGTTTGGGGGTTACTGGATCGAAGATGCAGAGGCACCAGCAGGAACCCCTTCCTCCTCTGAGTCCAGTTTctgtgaggaagaggatggaGATGAGGGCATGAGCCCTGGCGGGGCGCATAGCTACCGCCTGGAGTGTAACAGCACAGCTCGAGCCTACCGCAAACACTTCCTTGGCAAG GAGCACATGAACTACTACTGCACGGGCAGCAGCATAGGCAACCTCATCATGTCTCTGAAACACGAGGAGGCTCAGGGCCAGGAGTTTCTGCGCATCATGCTCAG atcTCGGACCAAAACAGTTCACGACAGAATCTCTTTAGCTGGCATCAGTCAGCTGCCCAGTGTGCCTCAGATTGCAAAg ctgctgtgtgaCGATGCCACAGGACTGAGGTTCAGCCCAGTTCTCTACCCTCGG GGATCCCAGCTGATAGTGGCGTATGACGAACATGAGGTGAACAACACGTTCAAATTCGGAGTCATCTACCAGAAATTTGGACAG ACATCAGAGGAAGAGTTATTCGGAAACAATGAGGAGACGCCCGCTTTCAAGGAGTTCCTGAGTATCTTAGGAGACAACATTGAGCTCCAGGATTTTAAAGG GTTCCGCGGCGGACTGGACGTTTCTCATGGACAGACGGGATCTGAATCTGTCTACACTGTCTTCAGACACAGAGAGATTATGTTCCATGTTTCCACTAAGCTTCCCTTCACCGAGGGTGACGTGCAGCAG CTCCAAAGGAAAAGACACATTGGAAATGATATTGTGGCTGCGGTCTTCCAGGAAGAGTCCACACCATTTGTTCCCGACATGATCGCCTCCAACTTCCTGCACGCCTATATTCTGGTGCAGGTCGAGAACCCCTGTACAGATCACACCACCTATAAG GTGTCTGTTACAGCAAGAGAAGACGTTCCTCCTTTCGGGCCTCCGCTCCCAAACCCGCCCGTCTTCAAGAAG GGTCCTGAGTTCCGAGAATTCCTGCTAACAAAGCTGATCAATGCCGAGAACGCCTGCTACAAATCTGACAAATTTGCCAAACTGGAG GGACGCACACGGGCCGCCCTGCTGGATAACCTGCATGACGAGCTGCACAGACAGAGCCAGGCGGTGCTGGGACTCGGGCAGATTGGGGAGGAGGATAAGCTGGAGAACGGCGGACATGGAGGTCTGCTCGAATCGTTCAAG AGGGCCATGCGCGTCAGGAGCCATTCCATGGAGACCGTGGTGGGTTCTCATCGTCACCGGAGCCCCGGGGTGGCAGGTGGGGTCCCTGCCAGCCTCAGTGGCGGGGGATTGCCACAAAGCACCAGTGAATGCACAAAGAGCACCTTCACT CCTCCTGTTCTGTCAGCCAAATCTCCTTTAAAGAGCCCAGTGAAACGGCGCTCAGGCCTCTTCCCACGTCTCCACTCCAGCACAGACGCTCCatcagacaaacacacacgcag TGATCATAAACCAGCAGAGATCTGCCAGCATTCCCAAGAGGTGAGGTCAGAGACATCATCCAATCCCAGCTCACCTGAGATCTGCCCCAACAAAGAAAG GCCTTTCATTAAGCACAAGGAgtgcagcagcggcagcagctgtAGGCCCAACATCTCTCGCTCTTCGTCTAgcaccagcagcttcagcagcacCACGGGGGAAACAgaagctctggaggagctggagaca GtcagtcatccatccatcacatCCACCTCTGCCTTCAGTCCCGCCCTGAGCATCGACAGCCAGGGATCGGGTACGCCTGTCATCATGTGCCGCAGTCCAACAG ATGGAAAAGGGAAAACATCACCCAGGTCAAGTTTGAAGTTCCGCTTTGACAAAATGAGCCACTCATCCACAGCT tcTGAGTAG
- the rap1gap2 gene encoding rap1 GTPase-activating protein 2 isoform X1: MCSVSPHSLSLSLLVSHRYTHSPSLSPFFCSSADAAPSTDCKMFSPASKGSAGDSRIDKSTLSALKGRKQELLNISNVPLGECPPSPPRTAPPSMKSADFFDMLEKMQVPKAEDTKRWKDDYIPYPRIEDVLEKGGPYPQVILPQFGGYWIEDAEAPAGTPSSSESSFCEEEDGDEGMSPGGAHSYRLECNSTARAYRKHFLGKEHMNYYCTGSSIGNLIMSLKHEEAQGQEFLRIMLRSRTKTVHDRISLAGISQLPSVPQIAKLLCDDATGLRFSPVLYPRGSQLIVAYDEHEVNNTFKFGVIYQKFGQTSEEELFGNNEETPAFKEFLSILGDNIELQDFKGFRGGLDVSHGQTGSESVYTVFRHREIMFHVSTKLPFTEGDVQQLQRKRHIGNDIVAAVFQEESTPFVPDMIASNFLHAYILVQVENPCTDHTTYKVSVTAREDVPPFGPPLPNPPVFKKGPEFREFLLTKLINAENACYKSDKFAKLEGRTRAALLDNLHDELHRQSQAVLGLGQIGEEDKLENGGHGGLLESFKRAMRVRSHSMETVVGSHRHRSPGVAGGVPASLSGGGLPQSTSECTKSTFTPPVLSAKSPLKSPVKRRSGLFPRLHSSTDAPSDKHTRSDHKPAEICQHSQEVRSETSSNPSSPEICPNKERPFIKHKECSSGSSCRPNISRSSSSTSSFSSTTGETEALEELETVSHPSITSTSAFSPALSIDSQGSGTPVIMCRSPTDGKGKTSPRSSLKFRFDKMSHSSTASE; encoded by the exons GAAACAGGAACTGCTGAACATCTCTAACGTCCCTCTGGGAGAATGTCCCCCATCGCCACCTCGCACAGCACCACCCAGCATGAAG tcTGCAGATTTCTTCGATATGCTGGAAAAGATGCAG GTCCCCAAAGCTGAAGACACCAAAAGATGGAAG GATGACTACATCCCCTACCCACGGATAGAAGAT GTCCTGGAGAAAGGTGGTCCATACCCCCAGGTGATCTTGCCCCAGTTTGGGGGTTACTGGATCGAAGATGCAGAGGCACCAGCAGGAACCCCTTCCTCCTCTGAGTCCAGTTTctgtgaggaagaggatggaGATGAGGGCATGAGCCCTGGCGGGGCGCATAGCTACCGCCTGGAGTGTAACAGCACAGCTCGAGCCTACCGCAAACACTTCCTTGGCAAG GAGCACATGAACTACTACTGCACGGGCAGCAGCATAGGCAACCTCATCATGTCTCTGAAACACGAGGAGGCTCAGGGCCAGGAGTTTCTGCGCATCATGCTCAG atcTCGGACCAAAACAGTTCACGACAGAATCTCTTTAGCTGGCATCAGTCAGCTGCCCAGTGTGCCTCAGATTGCAAAg ctgctgtgtgaCGATGCCACAGGACTGAGGTTCAGCCCAGTTCTCTACCCTCGG GGATCCCAGCTGATAGTGGCGTATGACGAACATGAGGTGAACAACACGTTCAAATTCGGAGTCATCTACCAGAAATTTGGACAG ACATCAGAGGAAGAGTTATTCGGAAACAATGAGGAGACGCCCGCTTTCAAGGAGTTCCTGAGTATCTTAGGAGACAACATTGAGCTCCAGGATTTTAAAGG GTTCCGCGGCGGACTGGACGTTTCTCATGGACAGACGGGATCTGAATCTGTCTACACTGTCTTCAGACACAGAGAGATTATGTTCCATGTTTCCACTAAGCTTCCCTTCACCGAGGGTGACGTGCAGCAG CTCCAAAGGAAAAGACACATTGGAAATGATATTGTGGCTGCGGTCTTCCAGGAAGAGTCCACACCATTTGTTCCCGACATGATCGCCTCCAACTTCCTGCACGCCTATATTCTGGTGCAGGTCGAGAACCCCTGTACAGATCACACCACCTATAAG GTGTCTGTTACAGCAAGAGAAGACGTTCCTCCTTTCGGGCCTCCGCTCCCAAACCCGCCCGTCTTCAAGAAG GGTCCTGAGTTCCGAGAATTCCTGCTAACAAAGCTGATCAATGCCGAGAACGCCTGCTACAAATCTGACAAATTTGCCAAACTGGAG GGACGCACACGGGCCGCCCTGCTGGATAACCTGCATGACGAGCTGCACAGACAGAGCCAGGCGGTGCTGGGACTCGGGCAGATTGGGGAGGAGGATAAGCTGGAGAACGGCGGACATGGAGGTCTGCTCGAATCGTTCAAG AGGGCCATGCGCGTCAGGAGCCATTCCATGGAGACCGTGGTGGGTTCTCATCGTCACCGGAGCCCCGGGGTGGCAGGTGGGGTCCCTGCCAGCCTCAGTGGCGGGGGATTGCCACAAAGCACCAGTGAATGCACAAAGAGCACCTTCACT CCTCCTGTTCTGTCAGCCAAATCTCCTTTAAAGAGCCCAGTGAAACGGCGCTCAGGCCTCTTCCCACGTCTCCACTCCAGCACAGACGCTCCatcagacaaacacacacgcag TGATCATAAACCAGCAGAGATCTGCCAGCATTCCCAAGAGGTGAGGTCAGAGACATCATCCAATCCCAGCTCACCTGAGATCTGCCCCAACAAAGAAAG GCCTTTCATTAAGCACAAGGAgtgcagcagcggcagcagctgtAGGCCCAACATCTCTCGCTCTTCGTCTAgcaccagcagcttcagcagcacCACGGGGGAAACAgaagctctggaggagctggagaca GtcagtcatccatccatcacatCCACCTCTGCCTTCAGTCCCGCCCTGAGCATCGACAGCCAGGGATCGGGTACGCCTGTCATCATGTGCCGCAGTCCAACAG ATGGAAAAGGGAAAACATCACCCAGGTCAAGTTTGAAGTTCCGCTTTGACAAAATGAGCCACTCATCCACAGCT tcTGAGTAG
- the rap1gap2 gene encoding rap1 GTPase-activating protein 2 isoform X2 — protein sequence MCSVSPHSLSLSLLVSHRYTHSPSLSPFFCSSADAAPSTDCKMFSPASKGSAGDSRIDKSTLSALKGRKQELLNISNVPLGECPPSPPRTAPPSMKSADFFDMLEKMQDDYIPYPRIEDVLEKGGPYPQVILPQFGGYWIEDAEAPAGTPSSSESSFCEEEDGDEGMSPGGAHSYRLECNSTARAYRKHFLGKEHMNYYCTGSSIGNLIMSLKHEEAQGQEFLRIMLRSRTKTVHDRISLAGISQLPSVPQIAKLLCDDATGLRFSPVLYPRGSQLIVAYDEHEVNNTFKFGVIYQKFGQTSEEELFGNNEETPAFKEFLSILGDNIELQDFKGFRGGLDVSHGQTGSESVYTVFRHREIMFHVSTKLPFTEGDVQQLQRKRHIGNDIVAAVFQEESTPFVPDMIASNFLHAYILVQVENPCTDHTTYKVSVTAREDVPPFGPPLPNPPVFKKGPEFREFLLTKLINAENACYKSDKFAKLEGRTRAALLDNLHDELHRQSQAVLGLGQIGEEDKLENGGHGGLLESFKRAMRVRSHSMETVVGSHRHRSPGVAGGVPASLSGGGLPQSTSECTKSTFTPPVLSAKSPLKSPVKRRSGLFPRLHSSTDAPSDKHTRSDHKPAEICQHSQEVRSETSSNPSSPEICPNKERPFIKHKECSSGSSCRPNISRSSSSTSSFSSTTGETEALEELETVSHPSITSTSAFSPALSIDSQGSGTPVIMCRSPTDGKGKTSPRSSLKFRFDKMSHSSTASE from the exons GAAACAGGAACTGCTGAACATCTCTAACGTCCCTCTGGGAGAATGTCCCCCATCGCCACCTCGCACAGCACCACCCAGCATGAAG tcTGCAGATTTCTTCGATATGCTGGAAAAGATGCAG GATGACTACATCCCCTACCCACGGATAGAAGAT GTCCTGGAGAAAGGTGGTCCATACCCCCAGGTGATCTTGCCCCAGTTTGGGGGTTACTGGATCGAAGATGCAGAGGCACCAGCAGGAACCCCTTCCTCCTCTGAGTCCAGTTTctgtgaggaagaggatggaGATGAGGGCATGAGCCCTGGCGGGGCGCATAGCTACCGCCTGGAGTGTAACAGCACAGCTCGAGCCTACCGCAAACACTTCCTTGGCAAG GAGCACATGAACTACTACTGCACGGGCAGCAGCATAGGCAACCTCATCATGTCTCTGAAACACGAGGAGGCTCAGGGCCAGGAGTTTCTGCGCATCATGCTCAG atcTCGGACCAAAACAGTTCACGACAGAATCTCTTTAGCTGGCATCAGTCAGCTGCCCAGTGTGCCTCAGATTGCAAAg ctgctgtgtgaCGATGCCACAGGACTGAGGTTCAGCCCAGTTCTCTACCCTCGG GGATCCCAGCTGATAGTGGCGTATGACGAACATGAGGTGAACAACACGTTCAAATTCGGAGTCATCTACCAGAAATTTGGACAG ACATCAGAGGAAGAGTTATTCGGAAACAATGAGGAGACGCCCGCTTTCAAGGAGTTCCTGAGTATCTTAGGAGACAACATTGAGCTCCAGGATTTTAAAGG GTTCCGCGGCGGACTGGACGTTTCTCATGGACAGACGGGATCTGAATCTGTCTACACTGTCTTCAGACACAGAGAGATTATGTTCCATGTTTCCACTAAGCTTCCCTTCACCGAGGGTGACGTGCAGCAG CTCCAAAGGAAAAGACACATTGGAAATGATATTGTGGCTGCGGTCTTCCAGGAAGAGTCCACACCATTTGTTCCCGACATGATCGCCTCCAACTTCCTGCACGCCTATATTCTGGTGCAGGTCGAGAACCCCTGTACAGATCACACCACCTATAAG GTGTCTGTTACAGCAAGAGAAGACGTTCCTCCTTTCGGGCCTCCGCTCCCAAACCCGCCCGTCTTCAAGAAG GGTCCTGAGTTCCGAGAATTCCTGCTAACAAAGCTGATCAATGCCGAGAACGCCTGCTACAAATCTGACAAATTTGCCAAACTGGAG GGACGCACACGGGCCGCCCTGCTGGATAACCTGCATGACGAGCTGCACAGACAGAGCCAGGCGGTGCTGGGACTCGGGCAGATTGGGGAGGAGGATAAGCTGGAGAACGGCGGACATGGAGGTCTGCTCGAATCGTTCAAG AGGGCCATGCGCGTCAGGAGCCATTCCATGGAGACCGTGGTGGGTTCTCATCGTCACCGGAGCCCCGGGGTGGCAGGTGGGGTCCCTGCCAGCCTCAGTGGCGGGGGATTGCCACAAAGCACCAGTGAATGCACAAAGAGCACCTTCACT CCTCCTGTTCTGTCAGCCAAATCTCCTTTAAAGAGCCCAGTGAAACGGCGCTCAGGCCTCTTCCCACGTCTCCACTCCAGCACAGACGCTCCatcagacaaacacacacgcag TGATCATAAACCAGCAGAGATCTGCCAGCATTCCCAAGAGGTGAGGTCAGAGACATCATCCAATCCCAGCTCACCTGAGATCTGCCCCAACAAAGAAAG GCCTTTCATTAAGCACAAGGAgtgcagcagcggcagcagctgtAGGCCCAACATCTCTCGCTCTTCGTCTAgcaccagcagcttcagcagcacCACGGGGGAAACAgaagctctggaggagctggagaca GtcagtcatccatccatcacatCCACCTCTGCCTTCAGTCCCGCCCTGAGCATCGACAGCCAGGGATCGGGTACGCCTGTCATCATGTGCCGCAGTCCAACAG ATGGAAAAGGGAAAACATCACCCAGGTCAAGTTTGAAGTTCCGCTTTGACAAAATGAGCCACTCATCCACAGCT tcTGAGTAG